CCAAACTGGAGATTTAAATGATGGAGAATCCTCCTGGTTTATCCACCCCACCACTCGCCATCGTACAGAACTAGTTCCACAAAAGGACCGTTAATTAAGATTAGAATTTTGATTACAAAGTGTGCATAGGCTCTTGTTTTAACGGAATAGCCGGAACAAAAAAAATGATGCTCAAATTTACTTGAGGCATACACTGCAGCGTAGGCAGAGCCTatagccttgtgtttttatttggGGGATATATTTTTAATGTATTCATTCAGCGTCACAATGCGAACTGAACCAAGGTCCACGTACCGAAAGGTTTGGTATGAACATGTGTACAGTTACACCCCTAGCGGACAGGTATGACGTACTGAAATTGGCGGGGTATGAGAACAGATAAGGTGTGTGTCTGAGATATTGGTTTCCAGGTTGTAAATTGCCCCTCCTGCCAAAGTCTGAGAAGAGTTCAATGCCAGCTGCCAGACAAGCAGTGTTCTGCAGTTGTTGGTAAATGTTCAAGAATGTTCCAGACTGTTGGAGAGCAGAATCCTCCAGTGGGAGAATAACATCAACATGTAGGAAGAGACAGACAAAACATCTCAGTGGTCAGCTCTCTGTCAGTCAACATTCCATCCCTCTAGACACGGTCTCTCAATCCTTACACTGCTCCAAGGTTTTCCTCAGAAATAAGTTGGCATTCCCGGTAGACATTGCCATcatgcacagatctaggatcagcgtaTCCTTCCCAAATCTTAACCCTAACCATGAGGGAGAAATATGCAACACTTAGATCAGTAAATGCAGGTGAAGATGAATGTCTTGGTGAGTGAACAGTTCAGCACTGTATAGCATTGCCTCATGGTGCGCACACCTACTTAATAGGCTAGCGGTtcagagcgttggaccagtaaccaaaaggttgctggttcaaatattCCCTTCTGCCCtagagcaaggcagttaacccacaacAACTGTTCCCCGGGAGCTGACGACGTCGACtgaaggcagccccccgcacctctctgattcagaggggttgggttaaatttagaagacacatttcggtggAATTAAATCAGTTGTGTAACTGACTAGGTATATCCTTTCCCTTCCCTTAATTACCCCTCTATCAGGTGAATCACTGATGAATCACTACCTTTCCTCAGGCTGCAACTAACACCAGCACACACAGGAAGGGCTGGGGACAGTTAAGACTCAGGCCAATGAGTAGCCAGGGTGTGGTCTGTGTTGTTTTAGTATGCCTCATTATTGTATGGTCCCTCATTACCATTGTATCTCAAAAAATAAACATCACAATACTGTTGTCCTACTATTTGGCCTAATTGAACTGACTGTTTTgagtactgtacatacagtagtgcAATAACATTCCAATCCTCCATCTTGTCCGTTTTAAGGCTAATTTATCATTGTTGATACCCCTGGCTCCAGTTGACAGGCCCAGCTCCCTGCGTCTCCCAGGAGCCTGGTTGCCAAATATTGCTCTGAGGTCTCAGAAACTGCAGACACACAATGGCTCCATTCAGAGCCCTGTCAgtcagatatacagtaccagtcaaacgtttggacacctactcattcaagggtttctctttattttctacattgtagaataatagtgaagacatcaaaactatgaaataacatgtatggaatcatgtagcaaccaacacagtgttaaacaaatcaaaatatatcttagtttcttcaaagtagccaccctttgcccttgatgacagctttgcccactcttggcattccctcaaccatcttcacctggaatgcttttccaacagtcttgaaggagttcccacatatgctgagcacttgttggctgtttttccttcactctgcggtacaactcatcccaaaccatctcaattgggttgaggtcgggtgattgtgggggccaggtcatctgatgcagaactccatgACTCTCGTCTTGGTttaatagcccttacacaacatggaggtgtgttgggacattgtcctgttgaaaaacacatgatagtcccactaaacgcaaaccaggtgggatgacgtatcgctgcagaatgctgtggtagacatgctggttaagtgtgccttgaattctaaataaatcactgacagtgtccccagcaaagcaccatcacaccttctccatgcgtcacggtgggagccatccgttcacctactctgcgtctcacaaagacacggcggttgtaaccaaaaatctcaaatttggactcatcagaccaaaggacagatttccaccggtctaatgtccattgctcgtgtttcttggcccaagcaagtctcttcttattattggtgtcctttggtagtggtttctttgcagcaattcgaccatgaaggcctgattcacacagtctcctctgcaCAGTTGtattgagatgtctgttacttgaactcatttgggctgcaatctgagtctggtaactctaatgtactcatcctctgcagcaaagtTAACTCagtcctttcctgtggcggtcctcatgagagccagtttcatcatagcgctttatgttttttgtgactgcacttgaagaaacattcaaagttcttgacattttctggattgactgaccttcctgtcttaaagtaatgatggactgctttttctttttacttatttgagcttttcttgccataatatggacttggtcttttaccaaatagggctatcttctgtacaccagaatgccaagagtgtacaaagctgtcatcaaggcaaagggtggctactttgaataatctaaaatatattttgattgtttaacactttcttggttactgaatgattccatatgtgttatttcatagttttgatgtcttcactattattctacattgtagaaaatagtaaaaaataaagaagaaccatggagtgagtaggtgtgtccaaacgtttgactggttcTGAATGGATCAAGGCTGGAGTAAAGACCCTGGCTTCAGCCTTTGCCAAGTTCAGCTGCCTTGTTTCGCATTGATTAACACACTGTAGGGGCTAAGCTGACATGTTACGCCTCTCTACCAATTGACCAGTCATTCTGTGCTGTTCATACACTGGTAGGTTTGGAGGCCAAAGGTCGCAATTTCAATTCCAGTTATGGACAACTGCACCTGGCTTCACTGAAATATCTAGGCTTGTGATACATACACATCACAACAGACGAACAAAGTGCTTGTCGTAAAAACTATACTAGTGGGGACTTGACTCTTATGTTCTACTGATCAGATATGTTGGTTTTCTGTCAACAGGAGAAGATCCAGAAGCTGTATGAAAAGAATCTACATGGAGACTTTGACACAAACAACCACATTCAGAAGAAGAAAGAGTTCAGGAatcccaggtacacacacatatacacacacacacgcactaattcatgccacacacacacagagttatgAACACGTCGGCGATACGTGGGATGCTTTTCCAGATACTTTTGTTGACATGTCTATGTGTGTCTTTGCAGTATCTATGAGAAACTCATTCAGTTCTGTGGCATTGATGAACTGGGAACCAACTACCCTAAAGACATGTTTGATCCTCACGGCTGGTCAGAGGACTCTTACTATGAGGCACTGGGTAAGGAAGTcattggtgtgtatgtgtgaggaCAGGCATATGTGCTTGTTTGTGGCTGTATGTGCTTGCCAGTGTGGTAGTCCTATCAGCTGAACTGTTTTCATTGCCTCCCTGCAGCCAAAGCTCAGAAGGTAGAGATGGATAAACTGGAGAAAGCCAAGAAGGACAGGACGAAGGTGAGGGACACGGGCGCTTTTATTGACTTGAAGAGGGGACCTGAGGTAACCTGAATTCCAATACACACGTTttcacccccccccacacacacacacaaaacaaaaccaTGCCTGCTCTCCTCTTAACCCCATCCCCAACCTCTGTTAAAAACATATTCACTACgtggccaaaggtatgtggacatccacgttgaacatctcattccaaaatcatgggcattaatatggagttggtcccccctttgctgctacaacagcctccgcTCTTTtgggaagtctttccactagattttggaacattgctgcgaggacttgctatcattcagccacgagcatttgtgaggtcgggcactgaggTTGGGCGttaaggcctggctcgcagtcggcgttaaAATTCAATCTGAAAtgtattcgatggggttgaggtcagggctctgtgcaggccagtcaagttcttctacaccgatctcaacaaaacatttctgtatgtacatttctgctgaaacaggaaatggccttccccaaagtgttgccacaaagttggaagcacagaatcgtctagaatggtATGCTGTACtgttaagatttccattcactggaactaaggggcttatcccgaaccatgaaaaacagccccagaccattgttcctcctccaccaaactctacagttggcactatgcattcgggcaggtagcgttctcctggcatccgccaaacccagattcatccgtcggactgccagatggtgaaacgtgattcatcactccagaaaacgcaTTTCCAATGTTTCAGAGACCAATAGTGGCAAGCTAAACaacactccagccgatgcttggcatcgCGCATGGTgagcttaggcttgtgtgcagctccACGGCCATGGAaccctatttcatgaagctcctgatgaacagttattgtgctgacgttgcttccagaggccgtttggaacttggtagtgagtgttgtaactgaGGACTGACTATTTTTTAGGCGCtgcgtgcttcagcactcggcagtcccattctgtgagcttgtgtggcctaccactttgcggctgagccgttgttgctctttgacatttccacttcacaatatcagcacttacagttgaccgcggCAGTTCTAGCGggacagaaatttgatgaactgacttgttggaaaggtggcatcctatgacggtgccacgttaagtcactgagctcttcagtacaggccattctcctgccaatgtttgtctatggagattgcatggcggtgtgctcgatttatttattttacctgtcagcaatgggtgtgccTGGAATAGCCGaaaccactcatttgaaggggtgtccacatacttttggttatgtagtgtaccTGTTCAGAGAAAATAGCTTTGCCAACCCTGTGCGTACGTTTACTCCTCTCCTTTACTGTTTTACAAATCACAGACCGGGCCGTTCTCTTTTAtcagtctgtgtgtcaggggcATGTTGCCACCAGCAGCCTCTAGTTTATTTTCTCCACACACTTCCAGAGAAGTGTCCTGCCAAGAGATTAAGGCTCATCACAACACAATGTCAGCACAACCCAGCCCGGCTCCGCTCAGCCTTCTGCAGCACGAGTATGGTGAAGTAtgttgtctcctctctcctctcctagatTGAGTTTGTGACAGGCACTAAGAAGGGGACAATCCCCACCAATGCAGCAGTTCCCACCACCAATACAGCTACTACCACAGCTACAGGtacactcacaacacacacaactgtgttccaaatcaacccctagctcCAACCCCTAGACAGCTATCACCACCAACACCTCTTCTACTGTCACTGGCAGAGAGATGAGCCCCCACACTCCATAGAAACATTATCATCCCTGACTGATTTTAGGTTGTGACCTTCCTGAAAGAGAAAAAGGTTAAGATTATAGAGTATATCTGGTTCCCTTTCTCTCCcgttcactttctctctctcccgcctctccACCCCCAGCAGAGGCTCAGAAGAGGAAGAGTAAGTGGGACTCTGCAGTGCCCGTGACCCTGGCCCAGCCCGCACTGCTCACTACCACGGCAACCCTGCCAGGGGTGGTCTCCGTGACAACCACCGCCAGCGGAACCAAGACCACCGTCATCTCCGCCGTTGGCACCATCCAGAAGAAAGCCAAGCAGTGAACCGGCATGGGGAGAGGAAGTATGTGTGTTttgaatggatggatgaatgtgtgtgtgtgtgtgcattgagcTGTGTGGCTGTATTACTAAATGCAAaaagagggagagtgaaagaATGTCTTCAGACAATATGGATGTCACATGAACATTTCTGTACTCATCCTTTCTGGCTGTACAAAACCTCTGCATCTCTACTGCCGTCGGTCTCTGGGATTGGATCTACAACATATGGTCAAAGGACTCAAGCCTGACTTGAGATTCAATAAGacaattttttttgtcatttcTGCATTGATATCAACATAAGGTTCCTTTTTCATCCAGCTCTCCAGTCAGCACCCTGTTGAAGTTATGCATtgatctgttttttttttctgtCGACAAGAAACAGTGTTTTGATGTTAGCTAAAGACTATCCATTGGGAAACCACCCTACCTAGAAAGTAGCCTAGTTATGGCATAAGCCTCTTGACTGAAACTTGAGTTAGTTTCTTTATTCCATCCTCCTGTAAAATGGTTTCTTACAGTATCAACCCATCTGTTATGGTACAGTATATATTACTATTAGTTTTGGGCTCTACAACATTATGTCCTTTCTACCCACAGTGTATATTTGTGCTATTTcctatgttctgtgtttttgaCCATCTACTGGACAGTCTATGGACATTGGTATCAACGTTTCCTGTCTCATTTTCAATGGCCTATTCAAAGAGCTTAGCGGgaatattttttacaaatgtacatATATCGCTGCTGATGATGATAGGATGGTAAATAAAACAAACGTCATACTGCCTTTTCAATTGGAGTGTGTGTCCATTCTTGTACGGTTGTCTTGGGTTCAACATAAACTGTATTTTATACATAAGATGAAAGTAGTATTTGATCATACAATTATTTTCATGCTGTTCTCTGGATAAAGCTTTGAATGTTCTGTCCAGGAAATTAAGGAATGGTTGTGTTATTGTGTCCCAGATCTATTGACTGCAGCCACTGGCCTGAATCTGGCCAGAGGAATTTCTGCCTCGCTGTCTCTCTTTCattcgctctcctctctctttaatTTCTCCCCTTCTGTCTCTTTTCTATCCACTacacacgttctctctctcctcctcattccTTCCATCTATTTCTGAGCACTTTGGGTATTTATGTGGCCAGGTGCGTTTGTGATTTACATCCATCCATCACCTCTTCCTTTTCTTTTATCCCTCTCTTTATCGGACTTTAATTCCATCCAGCAGGAACGATAACACACCGCCCCACCCCGCAGTCTTCTGAAGCACAGCTGGAGGTCAAAGTTCAGAATCGGAGTCGTTTACTAGAGTAAGTCAGTTAGATCAGCTTACACTCAACAGATCCCCATATCACCAATAGATTTGAGTGCTTGTCAACCTTAACCATATCCCAGGGGTTAAAGTTCTTCGTAACTGCGAAGGATACCTGTCATATGGTTTTTGGAGAGGTCGTTTTTGAGATCTGTAGATCCGCAATAAAAAtctccttgggggggggggggggctggtttGGAGATGACAGCCTTAAACAGACAGAAGCATGTCTAGAAACATGTCTGTTCACGAAAAATATTCCCAAATAAATGTATTCTCAAatattgtaaactcagcaaaaaatgaaacgtcctctcactgtcaactgcgtttattttcagcaaacttaacatgtgtaaatatttgtatgaacataagactcaacaactgggacataaactgaacaagttcctcagacatgtgactaacagaaatttaatAGTGTCCCTAaacaagggggggtcaaaatcaaaagtaacagtcagtatctggtgtggccaccagctgcattaagtactgcagtgcatctcctcctcatggactgcaccagatttgccagttcttgctgtgagatgttaccccactcttccaccaaggcacctgcaagttcccggacatttctggggggaatggccctagccctcaccctctgatccaacaggtcccagacgtgctcaatgggattgatatcctagctcttcgctggccatggcagaacactgacattcctgtcttgcaggaaatcacgcacagaaagagtaatatggctggtggcattgtcatgctggagggccatgtcaggatgagcctgcaggaagggtaccacatgagggaggaggatgtcttccgtGTAACGCACAGCggtgagattgcctgcaatgacaacagactcagtccgatgatgctgtgacacaccgccccagaccatgacggaccctccaccttcaaatcaatcccgctccagagtacaggcctcggtgtaacgctcattccttcgacgataaacgtgaatccgaccatcacccctggtgagacaaaaccgtgactcgtcagcgaagagcactttttgccagtcctgtttggtccagcgacggtgggtttgtgccaataggcgacgttgtttccggtgatgtctgttgaggacctgtcttacaacaggcctacaagcactcagtccagcctctctcagcctattgcggacagtctgagcactgatggagagattgtgcgttcctggtgtaactcgggcagttgttgttgccatcctgtacctgtcccgcaggtgggatgttcggatgtaccaatcctgtgcaggtgttgttacacgtgatctgccactgcgataatgatcagctgtctgtcctgtctcgcTGGatcgctgtcttaggcgtctaaCAGTAtggacatggcaatttattgccctggccacatctgcagtcctcatgcctccttgcagcttgcctaaggcatgttcacgcagatgagcagggaccctggacatctttctttttgtgtttttcagagtcagtagaaaggcctctttagtgtcctaagttttcataactatgaccttaattgcctaccgtctgtaagctgttcgtgtcttaacgaccgttccacaggtgcatgttcattaattgtttatggttcattgaacaagcatgggaaacagtgtttaaaccctttacaatgaagatctgtgaagttatttggatttttatgaattatctttgaacgacagggtcctgaaaaagggacgtttctttttttgctgagtttattttctcTGTTGAGCTGCGTGCACTGAATTGACATGCATGATTGTTGATGACACTCCAATATTTAGATGAAGGGAATCAAATAGTATATAATGAGCACCACAGCGGCGCTCAACTCAGACAGCAGTATAGCCTACTGTAGCTCTTGGCACAGTAATTGAAAGCCTATATACTTTATCACTTATTTATATAATCCTTCAATTGCGCATGTGGCATCGTTTTACAAATGCAGTTTTACAACCGGAGTTTCAAGCATGGTttaggccagtggttcccaacctttttcggttagtttaccaccaactgaattttgctctgcctggagtaggcctacccctgaagtaccccctcgtgcattttaccagtagacCTATGATCTCATGGGTCTTCTCCAGTACCCAATGGATAGGCCAAGTACTATTTGCTAATATTTTTGACGTGTAATGTTATTAAAACAAAATCCGACAACTCCGTAGTTATAATAGTTGACATATTTACCTAGTTGGCTTGTTTTCATGTGTTCTATGCGAGATAATATTCCTTTTTTATTTTaagttttattttaattttttattatgaACACAACAAatgcaaaaaacagaaatatacaaacaagagcacataaacctaacagacaggggtattacataTCAAGTTTCATTTTCAATTTGTTAAATACTTTTATGGTGCgtattgcttttttgtttttacatttactgatcatttcaaaataatatttcaatTCTATCTTAAATAATGTGAAGAGGGGTTTGTTCTCTGCCCACCTCATTTTATGGATAAAGAATCTTCCATGAAAgataaacaaatgaacaatgaaagttaaatcagggtccatatcatttggatcaaaataaaacataatatcaGAGTCTTTCAAATTAACATTAATAGTTGCTTCTTTTAAAATATAATCTTCTAACTCCAGAATCTTCTAACATAAGAACagtcccaaaataaatggtcaagaGTTTCTGGGTCACAACCACAAAATACACAGTTGTTATCAAAAGCTATTTTAAATCGGTGTataataaaggtctttacagggTAGATTCTATGAATGAGTTTGTATGATACTTCTTTCACCTTATTAGATAAATAATATTTACCAGACAACAATGAAACTTTgttccagttcacttgtcctacggctgcattccagttcacttgtcctagggctccattccagttcacttgtcctagggctgcattccagttcacttgtcctagggctgcattccagttcacttgtcctagggctgcattccagtttACTTGTCCTAGGGTTGCATTCCAAttcacttgtcctagggctgcattccagtatATTTTAGCAGAGGGAATAGTAACATATTGACATAGTTTCCTTATATACATGTTATTACATTTAGAGTTTAAAATGTAAATTCCTTCTAATTGTATTGAGGCTACAAAATCCTCAACAGTTGCACTTGGAGtattgttatattctcctaaaaGAAGAATAGCACCTTCAGGGACAGCTCTAACAACCATTTGATACTCCTCAGGAGTGAATGTAACATTGTGTGTTCTAATAAATTCTGGATAATCATATAGTTGTCCATCATTATTCAATAATTGTTTAACCCAAACAaagacttgtttttgtattttatgtcTTTATTATTCCAGAGTGTATACCTATgaggggaaaaattgtgtttgtacATGAGGTTCCAAGTTAGAAGTACTTGTTTATGAAAGTTTGCAAGCTTAATAGGGATTTTACCCAAATCAACGTTACATTTGAGTAAGAATTCTAGACCACCAATctgttggaatattaaattaGGGATGACATTCCAGATGCAATCCTTATTTCTTACATAGTTTTGTTTCCATTTAATCTTAAATATCATATTAGAGGTTTTAAAATCCAGAGCATTCAACCCTCCCTCACCTTGGGTGCTACATATTACCGCTTTTCTAAAATAATGAGGTTTATTCCTCCATATGAAGTTAAATAATTTAGTATCAACCATTTTAGTTACTGACAGAGGAACATCCAAGGCAAGGAAGGTATAAACTAATCTGGACAGACCTTAAGATTTTGATAAAAGTCCAGATAAAGAAAGATCTCTTAATAACCAGGAGTTAAATCTCTTTCCAATTTCCTCTACAATAGGAGAGAAATTTAAGTTGGCCTGTTCTTTCTGATCTTTACTAACTTTAATACCAAGATATGTGATCACATATTTAACAGGGATAATCCTCTC
The nucleotide sequence above comes from Salvelinus namaycush isolate Seneca chromosome 35, SaNama_1.0, whole genome shotgun sequence. Encoded proteins:
- the LOC120029921 gene encoding SAP30-binding protein-like; protein product: MASGKKSALLSSLADYGDDSEADSDPEIEETEGHGVGLVSAAYGEDDISRIEDGDDKASGDEDSGESSRNSDMEESDEGGDTDDYKDIPEAERKDPNELVALFSEKVRNMSPDKIRIPPEPPGRCSSHLQEKIQKLYEKNLHGDFDTNNHIQKKKEFRNPSIYEKLIQFCGIDELGTNYPKDMFDPHGWSEDSYYEALAKAQKVEMDKLEKAKKDRTKIEFVTGTKKGTIPTNAAVPTTNTATTTATAEAQKRKSKWDSAVPVTLAQPALLTTTATLPGVVSVTTTASGTKTTVISAVGTIQKKAKQ